Genomic window (Caldinitratiruptor microaerophilus):
CCACCCCCTGTGGATCGGCCGTGTTGTCGACCGGCCGCGCCCCGGGAGCGCGGGCGGGGGCCCGGCACCCCCCGCCCGGGCCCCGGCGGCCGGAGCCCCCGCCGTCCCGGCGGCGAGCCGGGACGGCAGGCGGCACGTCAGTCGGCCGGGGCCGCCTGCTGCGCGGGCTCTGCCGCGCGGGTCCCGGCGAGGGCGTCGTACGCGAAGGCCGCCGCCCCGCCCCCGATCAGCGGGGCCAGCGTGTAACCCAGGAGAAAGTCCACCCAGTTCACGGACCCGCCGGCCAACGTCTCGACCAGGTAGGGTCCGAAGCTACGGGCAGGATTGATGCCCTGTCCGGAGACGCTGCCCATCGCGACGATGACCCCGGCCACCACCAGGCCGATGGCCAGTCCTGCCCAGCCCTTGGGCGCCCGCCCGTCGACGGCGGTCCCGAAGATGGTAAAGACCAGGACGAAGGTACCGACCGCCTCGGCCAGGTAGGCCTGCACCGCGGTGTAGCCGGCTCCCACGGCCGGGGCACCCAGGGCACCCACCGCCTTCGAGCCGAATACGGCCCAGAGGGTCAGCGCACCGCCCGTCGCGCCGGCGAGCTGCGCGACCACGTAGGCGATCGCCTCGGACCAGGACATCCGGCCGGTCAGCGCCAGGGCCACGCTGACCGCCGGGTTGATGTGGCACCCGGAGATGTGCCCGATGGCGTAGATCATCGTCGTCACGGCGATCCCGAAGGTCATGGCGATGGCGAACAGGGCGCCGACGCCGATGTTCGCCGCCCCCGCCTTGCTCGCCGTGACCGTCGCCGTGACCGCACCGCAGCCCACCAGGACCAGCACCCAGGTGCCGATGAGCTCCGCCCACAGGCGCCTGCTCAGGCTCATGTTCGTGCCTCCTCCCCCGAAGGACGTGGGGGACGTGCCGGGCCGGGAGGGCGCCCCGCCGGGACGGGGCGCCCCCGCCGCCCCTCCGTTCCGTCCGATCAGCTGTGAACCGGCACGGCGTAGCCGTCGTAGCCGCTCCTGGGGTTGGCGCCGAACCCCCGCACGAGGCCCATGTTCGTGATGCGGTAGTCGGTGACGCCCCAGTCCTTGTCGATGCGGAGCGGGGCGATCGCGGTCTCCTTGTGGAGCGCGGCGACGTGGGTGAGCAGCGTGGCGGTCACGGGCTCGCTCGTGAGCAGGCACGGGAAGTCGGACAGCTTCATGATCGCCGCCGCCCGCTGCGTGATCGCGCAGCCGGGGTACGTCCAGCGGTGCGGGTTGGCGAGGATCTCGTGCTCGTCGAGCGGGCGGAAGTCGACGGGCACGCCGCCGATCTCCCCGCCGCCGCCCATGGGCTTCGGCTTGAGGATCCGCCAGCCGCGGTGCAGCGACATGATCATGTCCACGTTGTGCAGCTCGGCCACGGCGCCGCGGCCGGGGTTCATGGCGACCAGGTTGTGGTAGCGGTCCACGAGGAGCTGGACGAAGCTCGGGATCGGCATGGCGTCGCGCAGCAGCTCGTAGGCGAGCAGCGCGGCGCCCGTGCCGGTGGCCAGCGACAGGACCCCGTACTCGTTGTTGAAGCCCTTCTCGAGCCCCCGGTTCAGCGTGTTCTCGAGCGCCTGGGTGTGGGCCTCGAGCATCGCCATGACGATGGGGTCCTGGGCGAAGTTGAACATGGACTGGGAGTTGTGGTGCGCCACGTCGCCGACGCAGTACGCCGGGATCGCGCAGATGTTGCCCGGGTGCACGCCCGCCGCCAGGGCGGCCTGGACCACGGGGCGCATCCGCTGCTTGTACTGCTGCATGTAGGCGTTCGTGTCGAAGGAGCTGTGCGGGCCGTGGCCGCCCAGGTTGTGCGAGGCCATGAGCTTGTTCTGGGCGGCGATGGGCTGGTCGTAGATCAGCTGCAGCATCTCGATCTCGGCCTTGATGGCCTCCCCGAGCGTCTTGCCGGACTCGATCGCGCCCTGGAAGGCCTCGCCGAGGCAGTAGGAGGTGTTCATGCCGAACGACTTCGAGGCGAGGATCGTCTCTTTGTGGACCTTCGGGATGTCGAGCTTGCTCAGGATCGCGTTGAAGACGTTGGCGGTCGACCCCGGGCTCAGCGCGAAGTCCACGCCGGCCACCGGGCCGTACACGCCGCCGTACCGGCGCACCGACTCCCGCCCGATGAGGGCCTCCTCCTCGGCGATGGCCTGGATGAAGCGCTCGACGGACTGGCGGAACGCCGGGTCCTCCTCGTAGAGGATCTCGAGGATCGCGGGCGTCTGGTAGTGCTCGACGAACGGGTCGTCCTCCGGGCGAACGGTTTCGGTCAGGCTCTTGAGGATCTCGTAGTGGGCGTTCACGGACTGGATGTGCAGGTCGAAGACTTCCTTCGACTGCTCCTCGGTGGGCACCATCTGGTTGACGGCGTCCACGTAGGGCTGGGCGTCCGTGATCTTGAACTGCGTGCCCCGGCGCTGCTTGATGTTCTTGACGTCCGCCCACACCGCGGCCATCGCCTGGCGGACCATGTTCTCGAACAGCTTCTGGCTGGCCATTGGCGACGGTCTCCTCCCTTTCGGGTTTGTGTGGATCCCGGGTCCCTCCCGCACCGGTTGCCGATGCCCGCCTTCCGCGCCGGGGCATCCCTCCCTTCCTGACCGGAAAAGGAGCGGAAGCAAG
Coding sequences:
- a CDS encoding MIP/aquaporin family protein, producing the protein MSLSRRLWAELIGTWVLVLVGCGAVTATVTASKAGAANIGVGALFAIAMTFGIAVTTMIYAIGHISGCHINPAVSVALALTGRMSWSEAIAYVVAQLAGATGGALTLWAVFGSKAVGALGAPAVGAGYTAVQAYLAEAVGTFVLVFTIFGTAVDGRAPKGWAGLAIGLVVAGVIVAMGSVSGQGINPARSFGPYLVETLAGGSVNWVDFLLGYTLAPLIGGGAAAFAYDALAGTRAAEPAQQAAPAD
- a CDS encoding DUF2193 domain-containing protein, producing MASQKLFENMVRQAMAAVWADVKNIKQRRGTQFKITDAQPYVDAVNQMVPTEEQSKEVFDLHIQSVNAHYEILKSLTETVRPEDDPFVEHYQTPAILEILYEEDPAFRQSVERFIQAIAEEEALIGRESVRRYGGVYGPVAGVDFALSPGSTANVFNAILSKLDIPKVHKETILASKSFGMNTSYCLGEAFQGAIESGKTLGEAIKAEIEMLQLIYDQPIAAQNKLMASHNLGGHGPHSSFDTNAYMQQYKQRMRPVVQAALAAGVHPGNICAIPAYCVGDVAHHNSQSMFNFAQDPIVMAMLEAHTQALENTLNRGLEKGFNNEYGVLSLATGTGAALLAYELLRDAMPIPSFVQLLVDRYHNLVAMNPGRGAVAELHNVDMIMSLHRGWRILKPKPMGGGGEIGGVPVDFRPLDEHEILANPHRWTYPGCAITQRAAAIMKLSDFPCLLTSEPVTATLLTHVAALHKETAIAPLRIDKDWGVTDYRITNMGLVRGFGANPRSGYDGYAVPVHS